A region from the Vibrio navarrensis genome encodes:
- the rpsA gene encoding 30S ribosomal protein S1, which yields MTESFAQLFEEFLNETEFQQGTIVKGTVVAIENGYVLVDAGLKSESAIPAEQFKNAAGELEVEVGSEVDVALDAVEDGFGETQLSREKAKRHEAWIVLEKAYEEAETVVGIINGKVKGGFTVELNGIRAFLPGSLVDVRPIRDTAHLENKELEFKVIKLDQKRNNVVVSRRAVIESESSVERDELLETLQEGSEVKGIVKNLTDYGAFVDLGGVDGLLHITDMAWKRVKHPSEIVNVGDEILVKVLKFDRDRTRVSLGLKQLGEDPWVAIAKRYPEGHKLSGRVTNLTDYGCFVEIEEGVEGLVHVSEMDWTNKNIHPSKVVNVGDEVEVMVLEIDEERRRISLGLKQCKANPWQSFAEAQAKGDKVTGKIKSITDFGIFIGLEGGIDGLVHLSDISWNVPGEEAVREFKKGDEISAVVLAVDAERERISLGVKQMENDPFNAYVADNKKGVLVNGTVTAVDAKGATIELEDGVEGYIRASEVSRDRIEDASLILSVGDKVEAKFTGVDRKNRVINLSIKAKDEAEEQEAMASINKADDAAFGNAMADAFKAAKGE from the coding sequence ATGACTGAATCTTTTGCTCAACTCTTTGAAGAGTTTCTAAACGAGACTGAATTCCAACAAGGTACTATCGTTAAAGGTACTGTAGTTGCTATCGAAAACGGCTACGTTCTTGTTGACGCAGGTCTTAAGTCTGAGTCTGCAATCCCAGCTGAACAGTTCAAGAACGCTGCTGGCGAACTTGAAGTTGAAGTTGGTTCTGAAGTAGACGTTGCTCTGGACGCTGTAGAAGACGGTTTCGGTGAAACTCAACTTTCTCGTGAGAAAGCGAAGCGTCACGAAGCTTGGATCGTTCTTGAGAAAGCTTACGAAGAAGCTGAAACTGTTGTTGGTATCATCAACGGTAAAGTTAAAGGCGGTTTCACTGTTGAACTAAACGGTATCCGTGCTTTCCTTCCAGGTTCTCTAGTAGACGTACGTCCTATCCGTGACACTGCTCACCTAGAAAACAAAGAGCTAGAGTTCAAAGTTATCAAACTTGACCAGAAGCGTAACAACGTAGTTGTTTCTCGTCGTGCTGTTATCGAATCTGAAAGCAGCGTAGAACGTGACGAACTTCTAGAGACTCTACAAGAAGGCAGCGAAGTTAAAGGTATCGTTAAGAACCTGACTGACTACGGTGCGTTCGTAGATCTAGGTGGCGTTGACGGCCTGCTACACATCACTGATATGGCGTGGAAGCGCGTTAAGCACCCATCTGAAATCGTTAACGTTGGTGACGAGATCCTAGTTAAAGTTCTTAAGTTCGATCGTGATCGTACTCGCGTATCACTAGGTCTGAAGCAACTAGGCGAAGATCCATGGGTAGCAATCGCTAAGCGTTACCCAGAAGGTCACAAACTGTCTGGTCGCGTTACTAACCTAACTGACTACGGCTGTTTCGTTGAAATCGAAGAAGGCGTTGAAGGTCTAGTACACGTTTCTGAAATGGATTGGACTAACAAGAACATCCACCCATCTAAAGTTGTTAATGTTGGCGACGAAGTTGAGGTTATGGTTCTGGAAATCGACGAAGAGCGTCGTCGTATCTCTCTAGGTCTGAAACAGTGTAAAGCTAACCCATGGCAGTCATTCGCTGAAGCTCAAGCTAAAGGCGACAAAGTTACTGGTAAGATCAAGTCTATCACTGACTTCGGTATCTTCATCGGTCTAGAAGGCGGCATCGACGGTCTAGTTCACCTGTCTGATATCTCTTGGAACGTACCAGGAGAAGAAGCAGTTCGTGAATTCAAGAAAGGCGATGAAATCTCTGCAGTTGTTCTAGCAGTAGACGCTGAGCGTGAGCGTATTTCTCTAGGCGTTAAGCAAATGGAAAATGACCCATTCAATGCTTATGTAGCTGACAACAAGAAAGGCGTTCTAGTAAACGGTACTGTAACTGCAGTTGACGCGAAAGGCGCAACCATCGAGCTAGAAGATGGCGTTGAAGGTTACATCCGCGCTTCTGAAGTATCACGTGACCGTATCGAAGATGCATCACTGATCCTGAGCGTTGGTGACAAAGTTGAAGCGAAATTTACTGGTGTTGACCGTAAGAACCGCGTAATCAACCTGTCTATCAAAGCGAAAGACGAAGCTGAAGAGCAAGAAGCAATGGCAAGCATCAACAAAGCGGACGACGCTGCGTTTGGTAATGCAATGGCTGACGCTTTCAAAGCAGCTAAAGGCGAATAA
- the sohB gene encoding protease SohB, translating to MEFLLDYGLFLAKVVTFIVAVVVLLVLVKSVSSKSSSRKGQLEVTDLSEQYKHTVEHLEHYLHDEAFLKARDKASKKEEKEKDKARDKEIKKAAKEGRLESKRESHLFVIDFHGSIDAKEVASLREEVTAILAVAKPGDEVLLRLESGGGMVHGYGLASSQLDRIKAAGLPLTISVDKVAASGGYMMACIADKIVSAPFAIVGSIGVIAQLPNFNKLLKKHDIEFEQLTAGEYKRTLTMFGENSDKAREKFKQELEETHGLFKDFIRQHRPELDLDKVATGEHWFGTQAQTLGLVDEIATSDDLIVAACKEKTVLSIHYTQKKKLADKLAGVAGKVADGVLLKLVERGQKPIL from the coding sequence TTGGAATTTTTATTGGACTATGGCCTGTTTTTGGCCAAAGTTGTCACCTTTATTGTGGCGGTGGTAGTGCTGCTGGTGCTGGTTAAATCAGTCAGTAGCAAATCATCTTCGAGAAAAGGCCAACTGGAAGTGACGGATCTATCTGAGCAGTACAAGCATACGGTTGAGCATTTAGAACATTACCTGCACGATGAGGCTTTTCTTAAAGCTCGCGATAAAGCGAGTAAGAAAGAAGAAAAAGAGAAAGACAAAGCGCGCGATAAAGAGATCAAAAAAGCAGCCAAAGAGGGACGTTTAGAGAGTAAACGCGAGTCGCATCTGTTTGTGATCGATTTTCATGGCAGTATTGATGCCAAAGAAGTGGCTTCGCTCAGAGAAGAAGTGACTGCGATTTTAGCGGTCGCAAAACCCGGAGATGAAGTGTTACTCCGCTTGGAAAGCGGTGGCGGTATGGTTCATGGCTATGGGTTGGCCTCTTCGCAGTTGGATCGCATTAAAGCGGCCGGGTTACCTTTGACCATCTCGGTCGACAAAGTGGCTGCTAGCGGCGGCTATATGATGGCCTGTATCGCTGATAAGATTGTCTCTGCGCCATTTGCGATTGTCGGCTCGATCGGTGTGATTGCGCAGTTGCCTAATTTCAATAAATTATTGAAAAAGCACGATATCGAGTTCGAGCAGCTAACGGCTGGTGAATACAAACGCACCCTCACTATGTTTGGTGAGAACAGCGACAAAGCCAGAGAAAAATTCAAGCAAGAGCTGGAAGAAACGCATGGACTCTTTAAAGATTTCATTCGTCAGCATCGCCCTGAATTAGATTTAGATAAAGTAGCCACTGGCGAACATTGGTTTGGTACTCAGGCACAAACGCTTGGTTTAGTCGATGAGATTGCCACCTCAGATGATCTGATTGTGGCCGCTTGTAAAGAGAAAACGGTGCTTTCAATTCACTATACACAAAAGAAAAAGTTGGCCGATAAATTAGCGGGTGTGGCTGGCAAAGTGGCTGATGGCGTACTGCTGAAATTGGTAGAAAGAGGGCAAAAACCCATCTTGTAA
- the lapB gene encoding lipopolysaccharide assembly protein LapB, producing MLELLFLLLPIAAAYGWYMGHRSAQDDKRKHSHQISQQYMTGLNLLLSDQSDKAVDHFIELLQVDNETIDTHLALGNLFRSRGEVDRAIRIHQNLISRSGLTLDQKNLALQQLAKDYMASGFLDRAEKIFEQLVEEPDHRDAALQQLVSIYQQTREWEKAIHYAHLLLKTGKTSIRKSIAHYWCELAMLEQADGNRTKAIGHFKKALAEDPKCVRASISLGRIYLDTEEYRKTIQHLTAVLEQDPDFVSEALPILAECYHHLGQEDELVEFLRECINKKAGVSAELMLAQLVAHHDSVAAAQELLTRQLIKNPTMKGFYRLMDYHLTEAEEGRAKESLTTLQAMVGEQLKVKPHYRCRKCGFSTHSLYWHCPSCKGWGTIKPIRGLDGE from the coding sequence ATGCTTGAATTACTCTTCTTGTTACTCCCGATTGCGGCGGCTTACGGATGGTATATGGGCCATCGTAGTGCACAGGATGACAAGCGGAAACACTCTCATCAGATCTCCCAGCAATACATGACGGGTCTTAATCTACTCTTATCTGATCAATCAGATAAAGCGGTGGATCACTTCATTGAGCTACTACAGGTCGATAATGAAACGATCGATACACATCTAGCCTTGGGCAATCTGTTTCGCTCTCGAGGCGAGGTTGATCGTGCGATTCGTATTCACCAAAACCTTATCTCTCGCTCCGGCCTGACATTGGATCAAAAAAACCTAGCTCTGCAACAGTTAGCGAAAGATTACATGGCTTCCGGCTTTTTAGATCGGGCGGAAAAGATTTTTGAGCAACTTGTCGAAGAACCGGATCATCGTGATGCGGCTTTGCAGCAGCTGGTGAGCATCTATCAACAGACTCGTGAGTGGGAGAAAGCCATTCACTATGCTCATTTGTTACTCAAAACAGGCAAAACGTCGATACGTAAAAGTATTGCGCATTACTGGTGTGAGCTGGCGATGTTGGAACAGGCAGATGGCAATCGCACCAAAGCGATTGGCCATTTTAAGAAAGCCTTAGCAGAAGATCCGAAATGTGTTCGTGCTTCGATCTCACTTGGACGAATTTATCTCGATACTGAAGAGTATCGCAAAACCATCCAGCACCTGACCGCTGTGCTTGAGCAAGATCCCGACTTTGTCAGTGAAGCATTGCCCATATTGGCGGAATGCTACCATCACTTAGGGCAAGAAGATGAGCTGGTGGAATTTCTTCGCGAATGTATCAATAAGAAAGCGGGCGTATCGGCAGAATTGATGCTAGCTCAGCTTGTCGCACATCACGATAGCGTTGCTGCGGCTCAAGAGTTGCTCACCAGACAACTGATTAAAAACCCAACCATGAAAGGTTTCTATCGTTTGATGGATTACCACCTCACGGAAGCGGAAGAAGGGCGAGCAAAAGAGAGCTTGACCACCTTGCAAGCCATGGTGGGTGAACAACTGAAAGTTAAACCTCACTATCGATGTCGAAAATGTGGTTTTTCCACCCACTCACTGTATTGGCATTGCCCCTCTTGTAAGGGGTGGGGGACGATTAAGCCAATCCGAGGATTGGACGGTGAATAG
- a CDS encoding YciK family oxidoreductase, translating into MDYSTSADALNNKVILVTGAGAGIGRQAALTYAKHGATVILLGRNVKNLESIYDEIEAAGYPQAAIIPLDLKGASKQNYIDMAETIEGQFGRLDGLLHNAGVLATLSPFDQISEEDFDDTMQINVKAEFLMTQALLPLLRKAEAGRIIFTSSTVGHVGRSFWGSYSISKFAVEGMMQILADEMSNTPIRVNAINPGATRTRMREKAYPGEDANSLKTPADLMPLYLHLMDPATQVNGQCIDAQPKR; encoded by the coding sequence GTGGACTATTCAACCTCTGCAGATGCCCTGAACAATAAAGTGATTCTGGTAACAGGTGCTGGTGCTGGCATCGGTCGCCAAGCAGCCCTAACCTACGCAAAACACGGCGCGACCGTTATCTTATTAGGCCGCAACGTCAAAAACCTCGAAAGTATTTACGATGAAATTGAAGCGGCGGGTTACCCTCAAGCGGCGATTATTCCGCTCGATCTCAAGGGTGCAAGCAAGCAAAATTACATCGATATGGCGGAGACCATTGAAGGCCAGTTTGGTCGCTTAGACGGCCTATTACATAATGCTGGTGTGCTCGCCACTTTAAGCCCGTTTGATCAGATCAGCGAAGAAGACTTTGACGATACGATGCAAATCAACGTCAAGGCGGAGTTTCTGATGACACAAGCGCTGCTACCCTTATTGCGTAAAGCTGAAGCAGGACGAATTATTTTTACTTCGTCAACGGTGGGTCATGTAGGCCGCTCTTTCTGGGGCTCGTACTCGATTTCTAAGTTTGCCGTTGAAGGTATGATGCAGATCCTGGCCGACGAAATGAGCAATACGCCGATACGTGTGAACGCGATTAATCCGGGTGCTACCCGTACCCGCATGCGCGAGAAAGCTTACCCTGGCGAAGACGCAAATAGTTTGAAAACACCGGCAGACTTAATGCCGCTTTATCTGCACTTGATGGATCCAGCCACACAGGTCAATGGTCAGTGCATTGATGCTCAACCAAAGCGTTAA
- a CDS encoding ABC transporter permease → MINVSPLTQKKIRAFKEIKRGYWSFIILVTLLVLSLFAEFLVNSKALAVKYNGDWFFPVVSDVRPGTDFGLDYSSETDYRSLQNQFAQEGGSNFVLMPLVPWNPYEQDFSGDFPPVAPDAQAKHYLGTDVIGRDILARLVYGFRTAMGFALVTMAVSYAIGTVVGCAMGFFGGKFDLFVQRLIEVWSMVPFLYVIMILVSITQPTFALFVAINVLFGWMGMTWYMRTMTYKESAREYVLAAKALGASTWRILMHHILPNTMVMIVTLAPFTIAGNITALTALDYLGLGLMPPTPSWGELLQQGKSNLDSPWIVSSVVTSIVAILVMVTFIGEAIRAAFDPKKFTRYV, encoded by the coding sequence ATGATCAATGTAAGCCCTTTAACACAGAAGAAAATTCGTGCATTTAAAGAGATTAAGCGTGGTTACTGGTCATTTATCATCTTGGTCACTTTGCTGGTGCTCTCGCTGTTTGCTGAATTTCTCGTCAACAGCAAAGCGCTGGCGGTGAAATATAATGGCGATTGGTTTTTCCCTGTGGTGAGTGATGTTCGCCCAGGCACTGATTTCGGCTTGGACTATTCAAGCGAGACGGATTACCGCAGCTTGCAAAACCAATTTGCACAAGAAGGTGGCTCCAATTTCGTGCTGATGCCACTGGTGCCATGGAACCCTTACGAGCAAGATTTTAGCGGTGATTTCCCGCCTGTTGCACCAGATGCCCAAGCCAAACACTACCTCGGCACCGACGTGATTGGCCGCGATATTCTTGCCAGATTGGTGTATGGCTTTCGAACTGCGATGGGGTTCGCTCTTGTGACGATGGCGGTCTCCTATGCCATAGGTACCGTTGTCGGCTGCGCGATGGGTTTCTTTGGAGGTAAGTTCGACCTTTTTGTTCAGCGGCTTATCGAAGTTTGGTCTATGGTGCCTTTTCTCTATGTCATCATGATTTTGGTCTCCATTACACAACCCACTTTTGCCCTCTTTGTGGCGATAAACGTATTATTCGGCTGGATGGGGATGACGTGGTACATGCGTACCATGACCTATAAAGAGTCGGCTCGAGAATATGTTCTGGCTGCGAAAGCGTTGGGGGCGTCTACTTGGCGTATTTTAATGCACCACATCTTGCCAAATACCATGGTGATGATTGTCACGCTCGCACCATTTACCATTGCCGGGAATATCACGGCGCTGACTGCGCTGGATTATTTGGGATTAGGTCTGATGCCACCAACGCCAAGTTGGGGTGAGTTGTTACAACAAGGAAAGTCGAATCTGGATTCACCTTGGATAGTCTCGTCCGTGGTCACTTCCATCGTTGCCATTCTTGTCATGGTGACGTTTATAGGCGAAGCGATCCGCGCGGCATTTGATCCTAAAAAATTCACCAGATACGTATAG
- a CDS encoding ABC transporter permease subunit: MLSYILRRMALIVPTFLGITILIFAITRFVPGGPVERMLASMHSGNDTATVNVAGNNSALSEEQMAELNAFYGLDKPVFEAYAEWLSRLLVLDFGESTRYYEPVGTMIAERLPVSLFYGGMTFFISYFISIPLGYFKAIKHGSVFDSTSSILIFVGYALPGYVVGVFLITVFAYNLEWFPMGGFVGDDFSDYETFLEQVKDIMWHAILPLICYLIGDFATLTMTMKNSLMENLSSDYIRTAIAKGLPFQKAVRKHALQNSLIPIASHFGNSLLFFMTGSFLIEVIFNIDGIGLLGYESIIERDYPVVMGIVAINAVMLMVGNILSDLCVALTDPRVRFGA; the protein is encoded by the coding sequence GTGTTATCGTATATCCTCCGACGTATGGCCTTAATTGTCCCTACGTTTCTCGGCATCACTATCCTCATTTTTGCGATTACGCGATTTGTGCCTGGCGGGCCAGTGGAGCGTATGTTAGCAAGCATGCATTCTGGCAATGACACCGCGACCGTCAATGTTGCAGGAAATAACTCGGCACTTTCTGAAGAGCAAATGGCCGAACTCAATGCATTTTACGGCTTAGATAAACCCGTCTTTGAAGCATACGCAGAGTGGCTTAGCCGATTATTGGTTTTAGATTTTGGCGAATCGACACGCTATTACGAACCCGTTGGTACGATGATCGCTGAACGTCTGCCTGTTTCGCTATTTTACGGTGGTATGACCTTTTTTATCAGCTATTTCATTTCCATCCCTCTGGGTTATTTTAAAGCGATCAAACACGGCTCTGTTTTTGATTCAACCTCTTCCATTCTGATCTTCGTGGGTTATGCTTTGCCCGGATATGTAGTTGGCGTTTTTCTTATTACTGTCTTTGCATACAACCTTGAATGGTTTCCAATGGGGGGATTTGTCGGGGATGATTTTTCCGATTACGAAACATTTTTAGAGCAAGTGAAAGATATTATGTGGCACGCAATATTGCCGCTCATCTGCTATTTAATTGGTGATTTTGCCACCTTAACCATGACGATGAAAAATAGCCTAATGGAGAATCTGTCTTCCGATTATATTCGTACCGCGATTGCCAAAGGCCTACCATTTCAAAAAGCGGTACGTAAGCATGCTCTGCAAAATAGTTTAATTCCCATTGCTAGCCACTTTGGTAATTCATTGTTGTTCTTTATGACGGGCTCCTTCTTAATTGAGGTTATTTTTAATATCGATGGTATTGGTTTACTCGGTTATGAATCGATTATTGAACGAGATTATCCCGTTGTGATGGGAATTGTGGCAATTAATGCAGTCATGCTGATGGTTGGAAATATTTTATCGGATCTCTGCGTAGCGCTAACGGATCCACGAGTGAGGTTCGGCGCATGA
- the cmk gene encoding (d)CMP kinase, whose protein sequence is MSSQTPVITVDGPSGAGKGTLCMLLSKKLGFQLLDSGAIYRVLALAAIHHGVDTESEDALVPLATHLDVQFIAEGDLVKVILEGEDVSKELRKEETGMAASKVAALPRVREALLRRQRAFETAPGLVADGRDMGTVVFPQAQAKIFLDASAQERAHRRLKQLQDKGLDVKFDDLLSEIQERDDRDRNRPVAPLRPAEDALVLDSTSMSIDEVVEKALQYIESKLAE, encoded by the coding sequence ATGTCCTCTCAGACTCCGGTGATCACCGTAGATGGACCAAGTGGTGCAGGTAAAGGCACTCTTTGTATGTTGCTGTCGAAAAAGCTCGGCTTTCAACTATTAGATTCTGGCGCAATTTACCGTGTCTTAGCATTGGCCGCGATTCATCATGGTGTGGATACCGAGTCGGAAGATGCGCTTGTCCCGCTAGCTACACATCTTGACGTACAATTTATTGCTGAAGGCGACTTGGTCAAGGTGATTCTTGAAGGTGAAGACGTTTCTAAAGAGCTGCGTAAAGAAGAAACCGGTATGGCGGCGTCAAAAGTTGCAGCATTGCCACGAGTGCGTGAAGCGCTATTACGTCGTCAGCGTGCGTTTGAAACGGCCCCGGGTTTGGTGGCGGATGGCCGTGACATGGGTACCGTTGTTTTCCCACAAGCGCAGGCAAAAATTTTCCTTGATGCCAGCGCGCAAGAGCGTGCGCATCGACGCCTTAAACAGTTGCAAGATAAAGGGTTAGATGTTAAATTTGACGACCTTTTGAGCGAGATCCAAGAGCGTGACGACCGAGATCGTAACCGCCCAGTGGCACCATTACGCCCTGCAGAGGATGCGCTTGTGCTCGATTCTACGTCGATGAGTATCGACGAAGTGGTCGAAAAAGCACTACAATATATCGAATCGAAGCTGGCTGAGTAA
- the pyrF gene encoding orotidine-5'-phosphate decarboxylase has protein sequence MIDQKVIVALDYDNQADALAFVDRIDPMSCRLKVGKEMFTLFGPDFVRELHKRGFSVFLDLKFHDIPNTCAKAVRAAAELGVWMVNVHASGGERMMSAAQEILLPYGKERPLLIGVTVLTSMEQSDLAGVGLDIEPQQQVMRLASLTKNAGLDGVVCSAQEATLLKQNLGQEFKLVTPGIRPQGSELGDQRRIMTPVEAIAAGSDYLVIGRPITQAASPADVLESINTSLL, from the coding sequence ATGATCGACCAAAAAGTTATCGTGGCTTTAGACTATGACAATCAAGCTGACGCGTTAGCCTTTGTGGACAGAATTGATCCCATGTCATGTCGCCTGAAAGTCGGCAAGGAGATGTTTACACTATTTGGTCCGGATTTCGTTCGTGAATTACACAAGCGTGGTTTTTCTGTCTTTTTGGATTTGAAATTTCACGATATCCCAAATACCTGTGCCAAAGCCGTGAGGGCGGCCGCGGAGTTAGGGGTATGGATGGTAAACGTGCATGCCAGTGGCGGTGAACGTATGATGAGTGCTGCTCAAGAGATTCTACTGCCGTACGGAAAAGAAAGGCCGCTTCTAATTGGGGTTACTGTGCTGACCAGCATGGAACAGAGCGATCTGGCAGGCGTTGGCTTAGATATTGAGCCTCAGCAGCAAGTGATGCGTTTGGCTTCTTTGACAAAAAATGCAGGTTTGGATGGTGTAGTCTGCTCGGCACAAGAAGCAACACTATTGAAACAAAATTTAGGGCAAGAGTTTAAATTAGTCACTCCGGGTATCCGTCCTCAGGGTTCAGAGCTAGGGGATCAACGACGTATTATGACTCCGGTCGAAGCAATCGCCGCAGGATCCGATTACTTAGTGATTGGCAGGCCAATCACTCAAGCAGCAAGCCCAGCAGATGTACTAGAGTCTATAAATACAAGTCTTCTCTAG
- a CDS encoding extracellular solute-binding protein, giving the protein MKNNRVALSVFAALAAVSFNLHAQSLPADINWISNNEEPLFASPEAKQGGTLRTYLTSFPQTLRSVGPDANSGLRHYFMDGAPKLAQRHPNTGKWIPQLAEAWAFDADNKTVYFKLDKNAKWSDGEKVTADDYVFMMKYYQSKDIIDPWYNDFFTNSIREVVKFDDYTIAIKTSTAQSTDALMVLINMPSNGLQPRPQHFFKGAKDDNNDGMPDNFVRAFNFKAEPTTAAYYMADVEKGKRVTFKHVGDDWWGYHNRYYQNRYNVDRVRISIIRDQDIALKHFEKGNLDYYDMILPEFWHSKADSEGFKKGHIHKFWGYNQAPQGAGGLWMNTAMPLLDDINVRKGIMSATDYDGMIVNIMRGDYSRKPHGLGFGHGQYDKPDNKAPEFDAAKAIEYFEKAGFDKVGADGIRVNTNGQRLSFSITYGYQSWTPRIAYLKEQAKLAGLEFTLNLVDGSSAFKYILEKKHQLAFLNMGSGEIPAYWEYLHSDNANKPQTNAHTNFSSPELDKLIEAYDAEFDEQKRYQLSHQIQDYVSDAAIIVPGYMVPYTRAVHWRWLKMPANPMTKKTEDFFHPMEISNFWIDQDVKKETEKAMKAGKTFPEVTVVDDRFKL; this is encoded by the coding sequence ATGAAAAATAATAGAGTGGCGCTGTCCGTTTTTGCTGCGTTAGCGGCAGTCAGTTTTAATCTTCACGCACAGAGCTTGCCTGCTGACATCAATTGGATCAGCAATAACGAGGAACCGCTATTCGCCTCACCGGAAGCGAAACAAGGTGGGACACTGCGTACATACTTGACCAGTTTTCCGCAAACATTGCGTAGCGTTGGCCCTGATGCTAACTCGGGTCTGCGTCACTACTTTATGGATGGTGCGCCCAAATTAGCTCAGCGTCATCCAAATACAGGTAAGTGGATACCGCAATTAGCAGAAGCGTGGGCGTTTGATGCCGACAATAAAACGGTTTACTTCAAACTGGACAAAAACGCTAAGTGGTCTGACGGTGAGAAAGTAACCGCTGACGATTATGTCTTTATGATGAAATACTACCAATCGAAAGACATTATTGATCCTTGGTACAACGATTTCTTCACTAACAGCATCAGAGAAGTGGTGAAGTTTGACGATTACACTATCGCGATCAAAACGTCGACGGCGCAAAGCACCGATGCATTGATGGTGTTGATCAATATGCCAAGCAATGGTTTACAGCCGCGTCCACAACACTTTTTTAAAGGGGCTAAAGACGACAACAACGACGGCATGCCAGATAACTTTGTTCGTGCTTTTAACTTCAAAGCAGAGCCGACGACGGCGGCGTATTATATGGCGGATGTCGAAAAAGGTAAGCGCGTGACCTTTAAACATGTTGGTGACGACTGGTGGGGCTACCACAATCGTTACTACCAAAATCGCTACAATGTTGACAGGGTACGCATCAGCATCATCCGTGACCAAGACATCGCGTTGAAACATTTTGAGAAAGGCAACTTAGATTATTACGACATGATTTTGCCGGAATTTTGGCATAGCAAAGCGGATTCTGAAGGCTTTAAAAAAGGACATATCCACAAGTTTTGGGGCTACAACCAAGCGCCACAAGGTGCTGGTGGCTTGTGGATGAACACCGCTATGCCACTACTGGATGATATTAATGTGCGTAAAGGCATCATGTCTGCAACAGACTATGATGGCATGATTGTCAATATCATGCGTGGTGATTATTCTCGTAAGCCCCATGGCTTGGGTTTTGGCCATGGTCAATACGATAAGCCAGACAACAAAGCGCCTGAGTTTGATGCAGCAAAAGCAATTGAATACTTCGAAAAAGCCGGTTTTGATAAAGTGGGGGCTGATGGTATTCGCGTCAACACCAATGGCCAGCGATTATCCTTCTCTATCACCTATGGCTATCAGTCATGGACGCCTCGTATTGCCTATCTCAAAGAGCAAGCGAAACTGGCCGGTTTAGAATTTACTTTAAACTTGGTCGATGGCTCTTCGGCATTTAAATACATTTTGGAGAAAAAGCATCAACTGGCTTTCCTAAACATGGGGTCGGGCGAAATTCCGGCTTATTGGGAATACCTCCATTCGGACAACGCGAATAAACCGCAAACCAACGCCCACACGAACTTCAGCAGTCCTGAATTGGATAAGCTGATCGAAGCCTATGATGCGGAGTTTGACGAGCAAAAACGCTACCAGCTCTCTCATCAAATTCAGGACTACGTTAGTGACGCAGCCATTATTGTTCCTGGATATATGGTGCCCTATACCCGAGCCGTTCACTGGCGTTGGCTGAAAATGCCAGCAAATCCAATGACGAAGAAAACCGAAGATTTCTTCCATCCTATGGAAATCAGCAATTTCTGGATCGATCAAGATGTGAAGAAAGAGACAGAAAAAGCGATGAAAGCAGGCAAGACGTTCCCTGAAGTCACGGTTGTTGACGACAGATTTAAGCTGTAA
- the ihfB gene encoding integration host factor subunit beta, translating into MTKSELIERLCAEQTHLSAKEIEDAVKDILEHMASTLESGDRIEIRGFGSFSLHYREPRVGRNPKTGDKVELEGKHVPHFKPGKELRERVNLG; encoded by the coding sequence ATGACTAAGTCTGAGTTGATTGAAAGACTCTGTGCTGAACAGACGCATCTGTCAGCGAAAGAGATTGAAGATGCTGTCAAAGATATTCTGGAGCACATGGCTTCGACTTTAGAAAGTGGCGATCGTATTGAGATTCGTGGTTTTGGTAGTTTCTCACTTCATTACCGTGAGCCACGAGTTGGCCGAAATCCTAAAACAGGTGACAAAGTGGAATTGGAAGGTAAGCACGTTCCACACTTTAAACCGGGCAAAGAGTTACGTGAGCGCGTAAATCTTGGCTAA
- a CDS encoding LapA family protein: MKIIKIIAVIALFLIALALGSQNQQVVTFNYLLAKGDFHLSTLLGVVFVAGFALSWAIFASIQFKMQLKLRKLNKQLKKQNTQMEKQA; this comes from the coding sequence ATGAAAATTATAAAAATCATTGCTGTTATAGCTCTCTTTCTTATAGCTCTGGCTTTAGGCTCGCAAAATCAGCAAGTTGTTACATTTAACTATCTTTTGGCAAAAGGTGATTTCCATTTATCAACTTTGCTTGGCGTGGTTTTTGTTGCGGGATTTGCTCTCTCTTGGGCGATCTTTGCGAGTATCCAATTTAAGATGCAACTGAAGTTACGCAAATTGAACAAGCAGTTGAAAAAACAGAATACCCAAATGGAAAAGCAAGCCTAA